The genomic window ATCATATTTCTTAAGATGTTGTTGtgttcaaaatgtttatttgtgttttagcCCCAGCGTCTTTCCCGATTTGATGCAGGTTCCTGAAGTGTTGACAATGGCTAAAAAATACGGAAAAACGCCTGCTCAAATATTGCTGCACTTTTTAGTACAACAGAAAATTGTTGTCATTCCAAAGAGTACCAATACAGCTAGAATAAAGGTAATTCACGATCCTTAACCAACTTTAGTGTGAAAGTAGTAAGTCTTCTGTCTCAAGGCTAATAAATGCATTGAGTACTTATACATGATTACGCGATGTTTGCAGTCCTTAGCGCTCGTGTATTGCAAGCAAAGGGAAGCTTTAGACATTATAATAACAGCTAACAGCCATAAAATACAACTTAATTTCTTTTTGTTGTTAACAATCATGATTTTCATACATTGTACCTTTCCTTAGGAAAACATGGACCTTTACGATTTCGAGTTAACACAAGATGATATGCACACTCTATATCGATTGGATAAAGGGGAAAAAGGAAGGATTTTCAACTTCCTATTCTGGAAAGGTGTGGAGAATCATCCGGAGTATCCATTTAAGCAAGTCAAAGAGAAGATAGCTGCTGAGAATATTTAGGACAagaagtaaatgtcaccattctTTCTAGTCAAATGATACCTCTTGTGCTTCAGAAGTTTGCTATCATATCACAAAATGCTTTAGGCTGTAGTCTTTAATGTGTTGATATCAAACTGCCTTTTAGCTTTAAAAGGAATTGATCAGTTATAAACTGATTTAAACTTATTATTACGTACTTACATTACCACGTATTCTTTGCTGTAAGCGGGATTCAACAATAAATACAAGTTGATGAAAACTTGaatgaaaaattgttttttattttaaagattacACAAGGCTTGTACAAAAAATTGTTGAGATTAAACGATAATAACGAAAATAATAGTAGAAAATGGAGTTATGAGAGCCTGTAAAGCATTTTTCTTTGCAACCTATGTTGTAACTCTCCACGTCTTATCATGGTGTGGATAACTTTTATAATGGCTCTTTCAGGGTACTTTTGTTTTAGGAAGTCCTGAATGATTGTTTGTTCAGAGACTTGAGAACCGACTGCGAACCTGCGCTTCAATTGCTTTTCAATGCGTGATAGCATTTCATGGTCTTCTTCGGAGGTAAATCCTTCAGCGCCTAGAATTTGATAAAACGTCGTTAGTTGTAGATTCAAaagctaaaattaaaatagtattttatgaaataataggCTTACCAGCTAAACTTCCAGTCATGGCTGCATCTAATGTAGACACTTGGAACAACCTGAGTGCCTCTGTGACATGCACTTCTGTGGCGAAAGGCTGCAACTGCATCTTGGCTAGAGATTCTGAAATTCGTACGATGGCTTCTAGTTgcctggaaataaaataaaatgataatgtaTATAAAccttacttacatttttttttttttactattgatttgttatttatttattcacatatTTGCAActaatatctataaaaaaactatcgAAAAAAATGTTGATTGATGAAATTCACAGTAACATGGTGCTGGAGGTATGCAGTTCGCTCGGAAATAGGGTGTAACTGTCTATGTGCATCATACCTAACAGTAATAGGTATAGAGAGTCTCTTGTCGATGTGTCGCTCGTGGTGCAGCGCGCCGGTGCGCATGAGCACGTAGCGCGCGCGcagccgctccgccgcgcccgcgcccagCCGCGGCCCGCAGCGCGCGCGGCAGTACGCCGCGTAGCGCCGCACCAGCGCCAGGGGCAGCTCGCCCGCCGCGCTCTCGCGTTCCGCACTGTCACCCCCCATGTGCACTGAGATTATGTGCTTCGCTAGCGTCTACGGAAACATTACAGATTGTTATGTTAATATTAACCACATTCAATATAACAGCTTGTTATGCTAATTGATATGTTTATTTCATAGGTTCAGGACAAAAATTTGAATATTTAGTATTTCATGCAGTGGATTTACACGAGCGAATTACCCGTTTAGTTTTATAGGCGCGGATACACCTGATTAATTTTGAAGTGCGGAATTCCCCGCAATTGTATGTCAAACCGAACGACAAAATATGCTCTTGTGACTCCGCTCTTACGTAGCAAACATAGACACAGTACGAGTTATACATACTACTAGAGAACATAGATGCAGCACATTTACTTACAATGTCCCTGTTTTGATCGTGTTCATCCTTAACAATGAATATCATGTCGAATCTTGATAGAATAGTTGGCATGAAGTCAATATTGTCATCGGCTTTTGTGTCGTCCCATCGACCGAACACTGAATTAGCAGCTGCCAGGACTGAGCAGCGAGAGTTTAAAGTCGTAGTAATGCCAGCCTGTAATATTTACAACGGAAAATTAATGGGtttcataaatcaaatatttatttataaggttGAGCTATGCTGccaatttactttaaaatagaTCAGGTGAATGTCTGTAGTTTACCTTAGCGATAGAGATAGTTTGCTGTTCCATAGCTTCGTGTATAGCGACTCGGTCGTCTTCACGCATTTTGTCGAACTCGTCTATGCACACGACACCGCCGTCAGCGAGGACCATCGCGCCGCCCTCCATTACGAAGTTACGCTGCGCACAAAAACATAAATGTAAATCATAATGTATGGGTGTCATAGATGGGCAAACTTATAACATattagcctagccttttcccaactacgatTGGGTTGGCGTCCAGTATAACGCTAAAtacagccgagtaccagtgttttacatgaagcgactggctatctcacctcctcaacccagctatcCAGGCAACCGATACCCCTCGGTTTTTAGTCTTTCTGGTTTCagagatgtttaaatgacagtcAGAACCCACCAGTTTATCTTACATACATGGAAACATAGTAGTAGCAAATTAATATTGACTAATTATACTTACGCTGCCAGGATCCCTGATTACAGAAGCAGTGAGACCAGCGGCACTGGACCCTTTGCCTGAGGTGTACACGCCAATAGGCGACACTTTCTCCACAAACTTCAGCAGTTGTGACTTGGCAGTACCAGGGTCACCCAGAAGCAATATGTTGATGTCTCCTCGGCGGGTCAGACCGTCTGGCAGTCTTTTTCGAGATCCTGTGGGAAACAGATGTTTATGATTTGTTACATTGCTCATGAAGACGTCGCGTCGTGCTTGTGAGCACTTCAAATGGTAGTCTTTTAATACAACATTTGAGTGTTAATAATACAAACGGTAAGCGAAGTtggcaagacggctggcaggagctggatgcgagaagctgaaaatcgatctcagtggcgttcacttggagaggcctatgtccagc from Helicoverpa zea isolate HzStark_Cry1AcR chromosome 20, ilHelZeax1.1, whole genome shotgun sequence includes these protein-coding regions:
- the LOC124640234 gene encoding DNA replication licensing factor Mcm5; the encoded protein is MEGFDDPGVFFSDNFGVEENESQDQLNLQAVKKKFKEFIRQFHTGNFNYKYRDALKRNYNLSNYWVEINIEDLSSFDEVLAEKLYKKPTEHLPILEEAAKELADELTAPRPEGEEKVEDIQVLLTSDAHAANLRELKSETVSRLVKIPGIVISASGIKAKATKISIQCRSCRNIIPNLPVKPGLEGYVMPRKCNTEQAGRPKCPLDPYFIIPDKCKCIDYQVLKLQEAPESIPQGEMPRHLTVYCERVLCERVAPGARVTVLGIYSIKKIAKIGREGRDKGSVGVRSSYLRAVGLTAEEGVTGGLKPFTAEEEEQFRRLAASPDIYERIAMSIAPSVFGAVDMKKAIACLLFGGSRKRLPDGLTRRGDINILLLGDPGTAKSQLLKFVEKVSPIGVYTSGKGSSAAGLTASVIRDPGSRNFVMEGGAMVLADGGVVCIDEFDKMREDDRVAIHEAMEQQTISIAKAGITTTLNSRCSVLAAANSVFGRWDDTKADDNIDFMPTILSRFDMIFIVKDEHDQNRDITLAKHIISVHMGGDSAERESAAGELPLALVRRYAAYCRARCGPRLGAGAAERLRARYVLMRTGALHHERHIDKRLSIPITVRQLEAIVRISESLAKMQLQPFATEVHVTEALRLFQVSTLDAAMTGSLAGAEGFTSEEDHEMLSRIEKQLKRRFAVGSQVSEQTIIQDFLKQKYPERAIIKVIHTMIRRGELQHRLQRKMLYRLS